From a region of the Branchiostoma floridae strain S238N-H82 chromosome 13, Bfl_VNyyK, whole genome shotgun sequence genome:
- the LOC118429795 gene encoding uncharacterized protein LOC118429795 isoform X2 gives MVTSGRDVSSYDLARTDNMQRAYRLNQREQIILDLQVHHLDTQASSSVCGINKEIRMLKGALQQTKRSTGSSADVLESSARERQEAAPEPRRIMLYGSWVGERSLRNRSTLQSELLRNAARMRRRYERGHVEEEEEEGDGEEETKEGEDDKEDVAQDKTDSVEETQKMRKPRTQSLPTRPETPHAPLNDLKLRPSSEPVSSRRRREQNNERRPLLSRPKSKAHKTASSTQSSQDFEEMTSLNLRTQGKMTLNDQKSPTDTKAIGRLSSSKMDLSSIAKESNNLMQTNKGTAPYSTRNTNAKLTTMTSRNRRANKDSLPRQSQAPNRVQNSKYNGYYEPVRPFSADVAHLRHKLEKSRIHFGWTDGQNTTERPSTSSGISPSVDGSHREHVRGAPSDIYSHDSHEDFSDSRPSTQGTWSFVTDATKGGKKSHSSYHSNRAKRSSNLERSFPAKPRKSPRRGRKKSRLKATKVKQPNVYDIWINNFK, from the exons ATGGTGACGTCAGGCCGGGATGTATCCTCGTATGACCTCGCGCGGACCGACAACATGCAGCGGGCTTACAGACTCAACCAGCGGGAACAGATCATACTGGACCTGCAG GTCCACCATCTGGACACGCAGGCCAGCAGCTCGGTCTGCGGCATCAACAAGGAGATCAGGATGCTGAAGGGGGCGCTGCAGCAGACTAAGAG GAGTACGGGAAGCAGCGCCGATGTGCTGGAGTCCTCTGCGCGGGAGAGACAGGAGGCCGCCCCCGAGCCCCGGCGCATCATGCTGTACGGTTCCTGGGTCGGGGAGCGCTCCTTGCGGAACCGCTCCACACTGCAGTCCGAGCTCCTGCGGAACGCCGCGCGCATGCGCCGTCGCTACGAACGCGGGCACGtcgaggaagaggaggaggaaggagATGGCGAGGAAGAAACAAAGGAGGGAGAAGACGATAAAGAAGACGTTGCTCAAGACAAGACCGACAGTGTCGAAGAGACTCAGAAGATGCGAAAGCCGAGGACACAATCTTTACCAACCAGACCCGAAACTCCACATGCACCTTTGAATGACTTGAAACTTCGTCCAAGTTCAGAACCGGTGTCTTCTAGAAGAAGAAGGGAGCAAAATAACGAGAGACGACCACTACTATCAAGACCAAAATCCAAGGCGCATAAGACAGCGTCTAGTACACAGAGTTCTCAGGATTTTGAAGAGATGACATCTCTCAATCTTCGAACACAGGGAAAAATGACATTGAATGACCAGAAAAGTCCAACAGACACCAAGGCAATCGGGAGGTTGTCGTCTTCTAAAATGGACTTGTCATCTATTGCTAAAGAAAGCAACAACCTGATGCAAACAAATAAGGGCACTGCACCTTACTCTACTAGAAACACCAATGCAAAACTCACGACAATGACGTCAAGGAACAGAAGGGCAAATAAGGACAGCCTACCTCGCCAATCGCAAGCTCCAAACAGGGTCCAAAACTCAAAATATAATGGATATTATGAGCCCGTTCGGCCCTTCTCGGCAGACGTCGCCCACCTTCGGCACAAGCTCGAGAAGAGCCGAATACACTTCGGGTGGACGGACGGCCAAAACACGACGGAAAGGCCGAGTACGTCATCAGGTATATCGCCTTCCGTTGACGGATCACACCGCGAGCATGTCAGGGGCGCTCCTAGCGATATCTATTCGCACGACAGCCATGAGGACTTCTCTGACAGCCGACCGAGCACGCAAGGGACTTGGTCCTTCGTCACGGACGCTACTAAAGGCGGAAAGAAAAGCCATAGCAGTTACCATAGCAACCGCGCTAAAAGGTCGTCCAACTTGGAGAGGAGTTTTCCCGCCAAGCCTAGAAAATCGCCCCGGCGCGGGAGAAAGAAATCCAGACTCAAGGCTACAAAGGTCAAACAACCAAACGTCTATGACATATGGATCAATAACTTTAAATAG
- the LOC118429795 gene encoding uncharacterized protein LOC118429795 isoform X1: MYSYKLVQVDVPSHQESWGNETPSREAVDGGSYRLVQVKLQEDPPGMVTSGRDVSSYDLARTDNMQRAYRLNQREQIILDLQVHHLDTQASSSVCGINKEIRMLKGALQQTKRSTGSSADVLESSARERQEAAPEPRRIMLYGSWVGERSLRNRSTLQSELLRNAARMRRRYERGHVEEEEEEGDGEEETKEGEDDKEDVAQDKTDSVEETQKMRKPRTQSLPTRPETPHAPLNDLKLRPSSEPVSSRRRREQNNERRPLLSRPKSKAHKTASSTQSSQDFEEMTSLNLRTQGKMTLNDQKSPTDTKAIGRLSSSKMDLSSIAKESNNLMQTNKGTAPYSTRNTNAKLTTMTSRNRRANKDSLPRQSQAPNRVQNSKYNGYYEPVRPFSADVAHLRHKLEKSRIHFGWTDGQNTTERPSTSSGISPSVDGSHREHVRGAPSDIYSHDSHEDFSDSRPSTQGTWSFVTDATKGGKKSHSSYHSNRAKRSSNLERSFPAKPRKSPRRGRKKSRLKATKVKQPNVYDIWINNFK, translated from the exons ATGTATTCTTACAAGCTCGTGCAAGTTGACGTGCCAAG tCACCAAGAGTCATGGGGGAATGAGACGCCCTCGCGCGAGGCTGTGGATGGGGGTTCCTATCGTCTGGTGCAGGTGAAACTCCAGGAGGACCCTCCAGGCATGGTGACGTCAGGCCGGGATGTATCCTCGTATGACCTCGCGCGGACCGACAACATGCAGCGGGCTTACAGACTCAACCAGCGGGAACAGATCATACTGGACCTGCAG GTCCACCATCTGGACACGCAGGCCAGCAGCTCGGTCTGCGGCATCAACAAGGAGATCAGGATGCTGAAGGGGGCGCTGCAGCAGACTAAGAG GAGTACGGGAAGCAGCGCCGATGTGCTGGAGTCCTCTGCGCGGGAGAGACAGGAGGCCGCCCCCGAGCCCCGGCGCATCATGCTGTACGGTTCCTGGGTCGGGGAGCGCTCCTTGCGGAACCGCTCCACACTGCAGTCCGAGCTCCTGCGGAACGCCGCGCGCATGCGCCGTCGCTACGAACGCGGGCACGtcgaggaagaggaggaggaaggagATGGCGAGGAAGAAACAAAGGAGGGAGAAGACGATAAAGAAGACGTTGCTCAAGACAAGACCGACAGTGTCGAAGAGACTCAGAAGATGCGAAAGCCGAGGACACAATCTTTACCAACCAGACCCGAAACTCCACATGCACCTTTGAATGACTTGAAACTTCGTCCAAGTTCAGAACCGGTGTCTTCTAGAAGAAGAAGGGAGCAAAATAACGAGAGACGACCACTACTATCAAGACCAAAATCCAAGGCGCATAAGACAGCGTCTAGTACACAGAGTTCTCAGGATTTTGAAGAGATGACATCTCTCAATCTTCGAACACAGGGAAAAATGACATTGAATGACCAGAAAAGTCCAACAGACACCAAGGCAATCGGGAGGTTGTCGTCTTCTAAAATGGACTTGTCATCTATTGCTAAAGAAAGCAACAACCTGATGCAAACAAATAAGGGCACTGCACCTTACTCTACTAGAAACACCAATGCAAAACTCACGACAATGACGTCAAGGAACAGAAGGGCAAATAAGGACAGCCTACCTCGCCAATCGCAAGCTCCAAACAGGGTCCAAAACTCAAAATATAATGGATATTATGAGCCCGTTCGGCCCTTCTCGGCAGACGTCGCCCACCTTCGGCACAAGCTCGAGAAGAGCCGAATACACTTCGGGTGGACGGACGGCCAAAACACGACGGAAAGGCCGAGTACGTCATCAGGTATATCGCCTTCCGTTGACGGATCACACCGCGAGCATGTCAGGGGCGCTCCTAGCGATATCTATTCGCACGACAGCCATGAGGACTTCTCTGACAGCCGACCGAGCACGCAAGGGACTTGGTCCTTCGTCACGGACGCTACTAAAGGCGGAAAGAAAAGCCATAGCAGTTACCATAGCAACCGCGCTAAAAGGTCGTCCAACTTGGAGAGGAGTTTTCCCGCCAAGCCTAGAAAATCGCCCCGGCGCGGGAGAAAGAAATCCAGACTCAAGGCTACAAAGGTCAAACAACCAAACGTCTATGACATATGGATCAATAACTTTAAATAG
- the LOC118429760 gene encoding CBL-interacting protein kinase 14-like: MGSPSRSRRSSSSNVSPREGESKSRLSSPRQPTGRRGSLKKTPSKASARSKSAESSGGSPRSPQKAKSKEGRPTSAMAKSRSAEKEQKASSSGSGTKEQNGERKTKDSTKQVATRSAPKEKTDGTPRDRRRQSKFPRTSAGKITKARRRSSVSPSGAKIEEILVSPSSRSRKKAPPKKKSPNLRKRLSVITEESRESISSRRRSATASSNSTPSEGISTRSRSASTSTSSATEEIDCLEAQDVSLRGSLRENGFVLKQLLKKSDAIAPERGGNVYLAHSVKLLPSRDVALKILRRDFAPRTRRQFFLPQEYYICRDLSKKAAHPNIVEFHPPLLLFGSRVCFPMEHYAGGDLLELLYREKKIPEAELRGYFSQALDAVQYLHSKDIAHLNLKCEHFLLDGAANVRLCGFGCATRFDPEKLEEDIYCQTVGYTPPEVVNRFPYDPMKADVFALGATLYILCMGRFPNPKLLHLMGKGAPNFPRHSEVSDHLKELIRAMMEADWSRRIDLQEVKRMAWMKRK; the protein is encoded by the exons ATGGGATCACCCAGCCGATCACGCCGTTCCAGCAGCTCTAACGTTAGCCCAAGGGAGGGGGAAAGTAAGTCCCGACTGTCCTCTCCAAGGCAACCCACGGGACGGCGGGGCTCTCTGAAAAAGACTCCTTCAAAGGCGAGTGCGAGATCGAAATCAGCGGAGAGTAGCGGTGGATCTCCGAGATCGCCACAAAAAG CTAAAAGCAAAGAAGGACGCCCGACGTCTGCAATGGCCAAGTCGCGAAGCGCCGAGAAAGAGCAGAAAGCCTCCTCATCTGGGAGCGGTACGAAAGAACAAAATGGCGAGCGCAAAACTAAGGACTCCACGAAACAG GTGGCGACCAGAAGTGCCCCGAAGGAAAAGACGGACGGCACGCCACGCGACAGGCGCCGGCAGAGCAAGTTCCCGCGTACCTCCGCGGGCAAGATCACCAAGGCGCGCCGCCGGTCCTCCGTCTCTCCTTCCGGTGCCAAGATCGAAGAAATACTCGTCAGTCCCTCTTCAAGGTCGAGAAAGAAGGCGCCTCCGAAGAAGAAGTCTCCTAATCTACGGAAACGTCTTAGCGTGATCACGGAAGAAAGCCGCGAGAGCATCTCATCAAGAAGGAGAAGTGCTACCGCTAGCTCTAACAGTACACCGAGCGAAGGCATCTCAACTAGAAGCAGAAGTGCGTCCACTAGCACTAGCAGTGCGACGGAAGAGATCGACTGTCTTGAGGCCCAAGACGTTTCCTTACGTGGTTCCTTGAGAGAGAACGGATTCGTCTTGAAGCAGCTGCTGAAGAAAAGCGACGCCATCGCGCCAGAGCGCGGTGGTAACGTGTACCTCGCCCACTCTGTGAAACTTCTTCCTTCGCGCGACGTCGCCTTGAAGATTCTTCGCCGCGACTTTGCCCCGCGCACAAGACGACAGTTTTTCCTACCTCAGGAGTACTACATCTGTAGGGACCTCTCTAAGAAGGCCGCGCACCCCAACATCGTGGAGTTCCATCCTCCACTGCTTCTGTTCGGAAGCCGGGTGTGCTTTCCGATGGAGCACTACGCAGGTGGCGACTTGTTGGAGCTGCTTTACCGCGAAAAGAAAATTCCTGAAGCCGAGCTGCGCGGGTACTTTTCCCAGGCGCTGGACGCAGTGCAGTACCTCCACTCGAAAGACATCGCGCACTTGAACCTGAAATGTGAACACTTTCTCCTGGACGGCGCTGCAAACGTGCGACTTTGTGGGTTCGGCTGCGCCACGAGATTCGACCCGGAGAAACTCGAAGAGGACATCTACTGCCAAACGGTTGGGTACACCCCTCCCGAAGTGGTCAACAGATTTCCTTACGACCCTATGAAAGCGGACGTGTTCGCGCTGGGAGCGACGCTGTACATCCTCTGTATGGGGAGGTTTCCCAACCCGAAACTGCTGCATCTCATGGGGAAAGGAGCTCCCAACTTCCCAAGACATTCCGAGGTTTCGGATCATCTCAAGGAGCTGATTCGCGCCATGATGGAGGCGGACTGGTCCAGGCGGATTGATCTGCAAGAGGTGAAGCGGATGGCATGGATGAAGAGAAAGTAG